A stretch of the Terriglobia bacterium genome encodes the following:
- a CDS encoding sigma-70 family RNA polymerase sigma factor: MDDAQIVAILVRRCVAGDAAAWEEIVHRFNRRIYNICYRFAGGADDAEDLTQEVFIKIYRTMASFDPERASFNTWVTTVTRNLLVDHFRKTKNERITDSMDAPIGEEDEGRSISEQIEDKGVSPDQQVERLQTKQMVHEALQKLSPELREAVILRDLQDMDYREIAAALKVPEGTVKSRINRGRTELARLLQRTYRQVS; this comes from the coding sequence TTGGACGACGCCCAGATTGTGGCAATTCTGGTTCGGCGCTGTGTTGCCGGAGATGCCGCTGCATGGGAAGAAATTGTTCACCGTTTCAATCGCCGGATTTATAACATCTGCTATCGGTTCGCTGGTGGGGCAGACGACGCCGAGGATCTCACCCAGGAAGTGTTCATCAAGATCTACCGTACGATGGCCAGCTTCGATCCGGAGAGGGCCTCGTTTAATACCTGGGTGACGACGGTGACGCGGAATCTGCTGGTCGACCACTTTCGCAAAACCAAGAACGAGCGCATTACGGATTCCATGGACGCCCCGATCGGAGAGGAAGATGAGGGTCGGTCCATCTCCGAACAGATTGAAGATAAAGGGGTTAGCCCCGATCAGCAGGTTGAACGGTTACAGACCAAGCAGATGGTGCACGAGGCGCTCCAGAAGCTCTCGCCGGAACTTCGGGAGGCGGTGATTCTACGGGACTTACAGGACATGGATTACCGGGAGATCGCGGCGGCGCTCAAGGTTCCCGAGGGGACAGTTAAGTCGCGGATAAACAGGGGCCGAACGGAACTGGCACGGCTATTGCAACGTACATATAGGCAGGTGAGTTAG
- a CDS encoding DUF5668 domain-containing protein translates to MAHFRSNPRCGCPRCRLRGLMGPTVLVTLGILFLLDNLNVMSFDRSWAILLIVIGIVMVLQRTASTEGHIAIGYVQPGYVPSPGVYPPQPPPVPGDIPPDIPGPGTEGVHNG, encoded by the coding sequence ATGGCACATTTCAGATCAAATCCGCGCTGTGGCTGCCCAAGATGCCGTCTCCGGGGATTGATGGGTCCTACCGTGCTCGTCACGCTAGGCATCCTGTTCCTGCTCGATAACCTGAACGTGATGAGTTTCGACCGGAGTTGGGCGATCCTGCTGATCGTGATCGGCATTGTGATGGTCTTACAGCGCACTGCCTCGACCGAAGGACATATTGCAATCGGCTACGTTCAACCCGGCTATGTTCCGTCGCCGGGTGTATATCCGCCGCAACCACCACCGGTGCCGGGCGACATTCCGCCCGATATTCCGGGACCAGGAACCGAGGGGGTGCACAATGGTTAG
- a CDS encoding TIGR00366 family protein, which translates to MSTPSTRHEVQPGRFVRIGLWLAEFSERWYPDPLVFAFIGIVVVFLTGIALREHASNLAIQGGKNFWTLVPFTMQMVMIIIGGYVVASSPPVYRVIRAVAGWPKSPKPAVAMIAMFSMLTSLVSWGFSLIFSGLLVREMSHRVKGLDYRAAGAAGYLGLGAVWAMGVSSSAAMMMATPTAIPQSLSKITGVIPLTQTIFLWPSILTTAVLVIVSMVISYLSAPGAEHARTAESFGIQYEPLDASIEKPSKPGEWLDYSPALTIFIALLLAFYLVNVFRTSPQGALAALDLNTYNLMFITAGLLLHWRPRRFVRAVSQSVPATGGVIIQFPFYAVIFGMIVGTGITEWLAHLFASMSTHGTFPLLVALYSAILGIFVPSGGSKWVIEAPYIMQAANAHQVHLGWVVQIYNAAEALPNLVNPFWMLPLLGILRVKARDLAGYGFLQMAVHIPIVFFLCWLFARYLSYLPPR; encoded by the coding sequence ATGAGCACCCCAAGCACTCGTCATGAAGTTCAACCCGGGCGTTTTGTGCGCATCGGCCTGTGGCTTGCCGAGTTCAGCGAACGGTGGTATCCGGACCCGCTTGTCTTTGCATTCATTGGAATCGTGGTCGTGTTTCTGACCGGGATCGCTCTGCGGGAACATGCGTCGAACCTGGCGATCCAGGGCGGAAAGAATTTCTGGACCCTCGTTCCCTTCACCATGCAGATGGTGATGATCATCATCGGCGGGTACGTGGTCGCGTCGTCTCCGCCGGTGTACCGAGTGATTCGTGCGGTTGCGGGCTGGCCGAAGTCGCCGAAACCGGCGGTAGCGATGATCGCCATGTTCTCGATGCTGACCTCGCTGGTCTCCTGGGGCTTCAGCCTGATCTTCAGCGGTTTGCTGGTGCGCGAGATGTCGCACCGGGTCAAGGGGCTCGATTATCGCGCCGCCGGTGCCGCCGGATACCTCGGCCTCGGCGCTGTATGGGCCATGGGCGTGTCGTCCTCGGCGGCGATGATGATGGCGACGCCTACCGCGATCCCCCAATCTCTGTCGAAAATCACGGGAGTAATCCCGCTGACGCAGACGATTTTTCTCTGGCCGAGCATTCTGACGACGGCAGTTCTAGTGATCGTTTCGATGGTGATCTCTTACCTCTCGGCGCCAGGCGCCGAGCACGCCCGCACGGCCGAGTCGTTTGGGATTCAATACGAGCCGCTCGATGCCTCGATCGAGAAGCCTTCCAAACCGGGTGAATGGCTGGACTATTCTCCAGCCCTGACGATCTTCATCGCGCTGCTGCTGGCGTTTTATCTCGTGAATGTTTTCCGGACTTCACCGCAGGGCGCGCTGGCGGCGCTTGACTTGAATACTTACAACCTGATGTTCATTACGGCGGGCCTGCTGTTGCACTGGCGTCCGCGAAGGTTTGTGCGAGCGGTGTCGCAATCGGTGCCCGCCACCGGTGGCGTAATCATCCAGTTTCCTTTCTATGCGGTTATTTTCGGGATGATCGTCGGCACCGGGATCACGGAATGGCTTGCGCACCTGTTCGCCTCCATGTCAACGCACGGGACGTTTCCGCTTCTGGTCGCGCTGTACTCGGCGATTCTCGGTATCTTTGTGCCGTCGGGCGGGAGCAAGTGGGTGATTGAGGCGCCCTACATCATGCAGGCCGCCAATGCACACCAGGTGCATCTCGGCTGGGTGGTGCAGATCTATAACGCCGCCGAAGCGCTGCCAAACCTGGTCAATCCGTTCTGGATGCTGCCGCTGCTTGGGATTTTGCGGGTGAAGGCGCGCGACTTGGCCGGATACGGCTTCCTGCAAATGGCGGTGCACATCCCGATCGTGTTCTTCTTATGCTGGCTGTTCGCGCGCTATCTGTCGTATCTGCCGCCGCGTTAA
- a CDS encoding GAF domain-containing protein yields MSIETKHRGTKRWIPEADPDRKNLERVLAFAYGMQMGHLRRIADELTQLARQARLATMASGAAIAVEHQHRIECIARSGEAAPQLGSRPAANIGLAGECLRTALPQFCGDTETHPFVDRMHSRTFGVRSIVYVPVFRGVKPEGVIGVFADKPNHFTPHDVRVLQMMAREVTRSLKWELSPEVEPKPLEIPRDAALSETSFVETPAEALPVPEKPVGSLGEALIATGAAPTFDKSIELPDEERPLFEPDLTTSLEPVEAVVTEPETTEDFDWARPPEEEASYPARATSYLFSEEHPGRRLASIIALTIVVVLTLLTVWWAVPRFTSGTNIEPTADYIAGKQLAHKSGATAGGLISGEVKAASAGLVFVRDIRTQVTPGHVFVTIYLSAPVQFQTQPAPDHIYVDLHGVQLSPLMKATTVDPAGPIAQFKLTPTDEPGVIRLGMLLDAPCTFLVSVTNDPQAIVLDVQPQKGIRPGR; encoded by the coding sequence ATGAGTATAGAAACGAAACACCGTGGCACCAAGCGGTGGATTCCCGAGGCCGATCCGGATCGAAAAAACCTGGAACGGGTGCTGGCGTTTGCCTACGGGATGCAGATGGGGCATCTGCGCCGTATTGCCGACGAGTTGACGCAACTGGCACGACAGGCACGGCTGGCGACGATGGCTTCGGGAGCTGCGATCGCGGTTGAGCACCAGCACCGCATCGAGTGCATCGCGAGGAGCGGCGAGGCGGCGCCACAACTGGGTTCGCGCCCGGCGGCGAATATCGGGCTTGCGGGCGAATGCCTGCGCACGGCGCTGCCGCAGTTCTGCGGCGATACCGAAACCCATCCTTTCGTCGATCGAATGCACTCGCGCACCTTCGGCGTGCGCTCCATCGTATACGTTCCGGTATTCCGTGGAGTCAAGCCTGAAGGCGTGATCGGCGTGTTTGCCGACAAGCCAAACCACTTCACACCGCACGATGTCCGTGTCCTGCAGATGATGGCGCGGGAGGTGACGCGATCTCTGAAGTGGGAACTCTCGCCGGAGGTCGAACCAAAGCCGCTGGAAATCCCGCGAGACGCGGCGCTTTCGGAAACATCCTTTGTCGAGACGCCGGCCGAGGCGCTGCCGGTTCCGGAGAAGCCTGTCGGCTCACTGGGGGAGGCGCTGATCGCCACCGGCGCGGCGCCGACTTTCGACAAGTCGATCGAATTGCCGGATGAGGAGCGTCCGTTGTTCGAGCCCGATCTGACCACCTCGCTCGAACCGGTCGAGGCAGTGGTTACCGAGCCGGAGACCACTGAGGACTTTGACTGGGCTCGCCCGCCGGAAGAAGAAGCGTCCTATCCCGCGAGGGCGACCAGCTATCTCTTCTCGGAAGAGCACCCGGGGCGCCGCCTGGCGAGCATCATCGCGCTCACGATCGTCGTGGTCCTTACTTTGCTGACAGTGTGGTGGGCGGTTCCGCGCTTCACCTCTGGCACTAACATCGAGCCTACAGCCGACTACATCGCCGGGAAGCAGTTGGCCCACAAATCCGGTGCCACAGCAGGTGGCCTTATCTCTGGGGAGGTAAAAGCCGCGTCGGCCGGCCTTGTTTTCGTGCGCGACATCCGTACCCAGGTCACGCCCGGACATGTCTTCGTCACCATTTACCTAAGCGCCCCCGTGCAGTTTCAGACACAGCCCGCGCCCGATCACATCTACGTGGATCTCCACGGCGTGCAACTCTCGCCGCTGATGAAGGCGACGACCGTCGATCCCGCCGGACCCATCGCGCAATTCAAGCTGACACCTACGGATGAGCCAGGTGTCATCCGCCTCGGCATGCTTCTCGATGCACCCTGCACGTTCCTGGTCAGCGTCACTAACGATCCGCAAGCAATCGTGCTCGACGTGCAGCCACAGAAGGGAATCAGGCCGGGAAGATAG
- a CDS encoding dihydroorotate dehydrogenase has translation MSTSPIRRGPPDMSIEFCGLKFKNPVIAASGTFGYGVEFEDIVTLNKLGGFVVKGLSREPMAGNPPPRLFETAAGMLNAIGLQNIGAQAFVEEKLPLLRKVKDIMVLANVFGYSVHDYVEVIKVLNDGEGIAAYELNVSCPNTKHGGITFGQDAALLSEVVSSAKANSKRPLIVKLSPNVTSVGRMARAAEDAGADALSLVNTFLGMAIDPVTRKPRISNITAGLSGPCIKPIAVRMVYEAAHSVNIPVIGMGGISTAEDIAEFMLAGAAAVEVGTANFWDPCACEKLVDQFERWCVEHRVGSARELTGGMLLENPQ, from the coding sequence ATGAGCACCTCTCCAATCCGTCGCGGCCCGCCCGACATGAGCATCGAGTTCTGCGGGCTAAAGTTCAAGAACCCGGTCATCGCAGCCTCTGGGACGTTCGGATACGGCGTCGAATTCGAAGACATCGTTACCCTAAATAAGCTTGGCGGCTTCGTCGTGAAAGGCCTCTCGCGCGAGCCGATGGCGGGCAATCCGCCGCCGCGCCTGTTCGAGACTGCCGCAGGAATGCTGAACGCCATAGGGCTGCAGAACATCGGCGCGCAGGCCTTCGTTGAAGAGAAACTGCCGCTGCTGCGCAAAGTCAAAGACATCATGGTGCTGGCCAACGTCTTCGGCTACAGCGTCCACGACTATGTCGAGGTCATCAAAGTGCTCAACGATGGCGAGGGAATTGCGGCCTACGAACTGAACGTGTCGTGCCCGAACACGAAGCACGGGGGCATCACCTTCGGCCAGGATGCGGCGTTGCTGTCGGAAGTGGTGTCGTCGGCGAAGGCGAACTCAAAGCGCCCCCTGATTGTGAAGCTCTCACCGAATGTGACCAGCGTCGGCCGTATGGCACGCGCGGCTGAAGACGCCGGTGCGGACGCGCTTTCGCTGGTGAACACGTTCCTGGGGATGGCGATCGATCCCGTCACCCGCAAGCCGCGCATCTCGAACATCACGGCGGGACTTTCCGGGCCTTGCATCAAGCCCATCGCCGTTCGCATGGTGTACGAGGCGGCGCATTCGGTGAACATCCCGGTGATCGGCATGGGCGGTATCAGCACCGCCGAAGACATCGCCGAGTTCATGCTGGCGGGGGCCGCGGCAGTCGAGGTAGGAACCGCGAACTTCTGGGACCCGTGCGCGTGCGAAAAGCTGGTCGACCAGTTCGAGCGCTGGTGCGTCGAGCATCGGGTGGGAAGCGCGAGGGAGCTGACCGGCGGAATGCTTTTAGAGAACCCGCAGTAG
- a CDS encoding DUF4097 family beta strand repeat-containing protein codes for MVSPAMYPPRRRRSLAGPVILIIIGIIFLLKNLGWSFPWWNLLVDWWPVLLIIVGAIKLWEYYSAKKSGEYAPGIGGGTVVLLIFIVIFGLSMTGLRRVNNEVNWGEVRDQFGMDDDMMTMLGQHAYTYDDQFTQDLPANATVKIVSDRGSVAVNAWDNDQVKVVTHKKVYARNDQDAQQVNGATKPQVEVAGSNITINANTQGEGPKGVVTDLEIYLPRKVPLDISARHGDVNVTDRTADAHVEAMRGDVSFDQITGNINANLSHGSLSASKVTGNITAEGHINDLVAADVSGALTVNGDVIDELKLSKIGKGVAFHSSRSDFELAKLDGDLDMDRTDLRADNIVGPTTMNLKTKDVQLDSVSGAFNLQGENGDVTVGFANKPLGNVQVTTNHGDIRLTMPNNAGFHLDASTGNGSFSSDYPELSASGSGQSNANVKGMVGKGNSKVTVSTDVGDIDIRKSSS; via the coding sequence ATGGTTAGCCCCGCAATGTATCCGCCGCGACGCCGGCGCTCGCTCGCCGGCCCGGTCATTCTCATCATCATCGGCATCATTTTTCTGCTGAAGAACCTTGGCTGGTCCTTCCCTTGGTGGAATCTGTTGGTCGATTGGTGGCCGGTGCTGCTGATCATTGTCGGCGCGATCAAGCTCTGGGAATACTACAGTGCGAAGAAGAGCGGTGAGTACGCGCCCGGCATCGGTGGCGGTACGGTCGTGCTCCTGATCTTCATCGTCATCTTCGGCTTGAGCATGACCGGTCTGAGGCGCGTGAACAATGAGGTCAATTGGGGCGAGGTGCGCGACCAGTTCGGCATGGACGACGACATGATGACCATGCTCGGCCAGCACGCTTACACCTACGATGACCAGTTCACGCAGGATCTGCCGGCCAATGCGACCGTGAAGATCGTCAGCGATCGCGGTAGTGTCGCCGTCAACGCGTGGGATAACGATCAGGTCAAGGTTGTGACGCATAAGAAGGTCTACGCTCGAAACGACCAGGACGCACAGCAGGTGAACGGCGCCACGAAGCCCCAGGTCGAGGTTGCGGGATCGAACATCACCATCAACGCGAACACGCAAGGTGAAGGGCCCAAAGGCGTAGTCACCGACCTCGAAATCTATCTCCCACGGAAGGTGCCGCTCGATATCTCGGCCCGCCACGGCGACGTGAACGTTACGGATCGCACGGCGGATGCGCATGTGGAAGCAATGCGCGGCGACGTCAGCTTCGACCAGATCACCGGAAACATTAACGCCAACCTGAGCCACGGCTCCTTGAGCGCCAGCAAGGTGACCGGCAACATCACCGCCGAAGGACATATCAACGACCTGGTGGCCGCCGATGTTTCCGGAGCGTTGACCGTCAACGGCGACGTGATTGACGAACTGAAGCTGTCCAAGATCGGCAAAGGCGTGGCCTTCCACTCCTCACGCTCGGACTTCGAACTGGCCAAGCTCGACGGCGATCTCGATATGGACCGTACGGACCTGCGTGCTGACAACATCGTCGGCCCGACCACCATGAACCTGAAAACCAAGGACGTGCAACTCGACAGCGTAAGCGGCGCGTTTAATCTGCAAGGGGAAAATGGCGACGTGACCGTTGGCTTCGCAAACAAGCCGCTCGGCAACGTGCAGGTGACGACGAATCACGGCGACATTCGGCTGACTATGCCTAACAACGCCGGGTTCCACCTCGACGCCAGCACCGGCAATGGCAGCTTCAGTTCCGATTACCCGGAGCTGAGCGCTTCAGGCAGTGGGCAGAGTAACGCCAACGTCAAAGGGATGGTCGGCAAGGGAAATTCCAAGGTCACTGTGTCTACCGATGTCGGTGATATCGATATCCGGAAAAGCAGCAGTTAG
- a CDS encoding zf-HC2 domain-containing protein — translation MNGETKNRMQCAEFEALLADALDGTLTGEKQARFERHKTECATCNAMFAEAESGLKWLETLDEVEPPRNLVHNILVATSGVAETAREAEASKPPLWDRVRVWFTPHLSPLWTPRFAMSCAMAFFSVSMIMSVTGVRPRDLTPKGVTRAYYDSQAKVVKYYENIRLVYEIESRVRDLKRVTNTGSDAGGSSNEKEKQKDPPRDEKQNNTNREPEQKQYQNYSRDNDDSVLVALDRRLPDPGRQRREI, via the coding sequence ATGAACGGCGAAACCAAAAACCGGATGCAGTGCGCGGAATTTGAAGCGCTCCTGGCCGACGCTCTCGACGGAACACTTACGGGCGAGAAGCAGGCGAGGTTTGAGCGTCACAAGACCGAATGCGCGACTTGCAATGCGATGTTCGCCGAAGCGGAATCGGGGCTGAAGTGGCTCGAGACCCTGGACGAGGTCGAGCCTCCTCGCAACCTGGTTCACAACATCCTGGTAGCGACTTCGGGGGTCGCCGAGACGGCGCGCGAAGCCGAGGCCAGTAAGCCGCCACTGTGGGATCGGGTGCGAGTGTGGTTTACCCCTCATCTCTCGCCACTGTGGACCCCAAGATTTGCAATGTCGTGTGCGATGGCGTTCTTCTCCGTATCCATGATCATGAGCGTGACCGGGGTTCGGCCGAGGGACCTGACGCCCAAAGGCGTCACTCGCGCGTACTACGACAGCCAGGCGAAGGTGGTGAAGTACTACGAGAACATTCGGCTGGTCTACGAGATCGAGTCGCGCGTTCGCGATTTGAAGCGCGTGACCAATACCGGCAGCGATGCCGGTGGCAGTAGCAATGAGAAGGAAAAACAGAAAGATCCGCCAAGGGACGAGAAGCAGAACAACACCAATCGCGAGCCCGAACAAAAGCAATACCAGAACTACAGCCGGGACAATGACGACAGTGTTCTGGTCGCGCTGGACAGAAGGCTACCCGATCCTGGACGGCAGAGGAGGGAAATATGA
- a CDS encoding DUF5668 domain-containing protein gives MSTCAKHPDVAAAAYCRTCGKAVCSSCARDVRGVVYCEECLAARVGDTMPPRGANVAPPPGAPPVEPGSGGGHPGLAAILGFIPGVGAMYNGQFVKGFIHVLIFITFIWLGNNVSGFFGLLVAAWVFYMVFDAYETAKAMKYGLPLPDPFGINNLAGGITSEAAYARRMHEAGERIGEGFSTAASAFHRVGTDPAGVPPQQPYAGSMQDPYGAAASQQAYVTPPQPEPPARRETTPAGAVILIILGVLFLLGNFTHLNLDRWWPLLLIGVGVWLFIRRQQQQKVE, from the coding sequence ATGAGCACCTGCGCCAAGCACCCTGATGTCGCAGCGGCGGCATACTGCCGCACGTGTGGCAAGGCGGTGTGCAGCAGCTGCGCTCGTGACGTTCGCGGTGTTGTGTACTGCGAGGAGTGTTTAGCCGCACGGGTGGGCGACACCATGCCTCCACGTGGGGCCAATGTCGCGCCACCGCCGGGAGCGCCGCCCGTAGAACCCGGCAGCGGTGGAGGTCATCCGGGGCTGGCCGCCATCCTGGGATTCATCCCCGGAGTGGGAGCCATGTACAACGGCCAGTTCGTGAAGGGTTTCATTCACGTCCTGATCTTCATCACGTTCATCTGGCTCGGCAATAACGTTTCCGGCTTCTTCGGATTGCTGGTGGCCGCCTGGGTGTTCTACATGGTTTTCGACGCCTATGAGACGGCGAAGGCGATGAAGTACGGGCTGCCGCTGCCCGATCCGTTCGGGATCAACAACCTCGCGGGCGGTATTACCAGCGAGGCTGCGTATGCGAGGCGTATGCATGAAGCTGGAGAGCGTATCGGAGAAGGATTCTCCACTGCGGCCTCCGCATTCCACCGCGTAGGAACGGATCCCGCCGGGGTACCGCCGCAGCAGCCGTACGCGGGATCGATGCAGGATCCGTATGGTGCCGCAGCGTCGCAGCAGGCCTACGTGACTCCCCCGCAACCGGAGCCGCCGGCAAGGCGGGAAACAACGCCCGCGGGCGCAGTCATCCTGATCATCCTCGGCGTGCTGTTCCTGCTCGGAAACTTTACCCACCTGAATCTCGACCGCTGGTGGCCGTTATTGCTGATTGGCGTCGGCGTGTGGCTCTTCATTCGCCGGCAGCAACAACAGAAGGTGGAGTAG
- the serS gene encoding serine--tRNA ligase, with protein MLDLSFVRDNLPRVEEMLRQRGQVPDEVLKDFHAIDQKRRAAIQQVETLKAERNRITEEIARLKKNKEDATAQIEKTKQMREQIPALEKEVEEQDSKLRAILTGIPNIPHESVPVGKDEHDNKVVKTWGEPPKFDFQPKPHWELGEELGVLDLERAAKLTGARFALYWDLGARLERALMNFMLDLHTGEHGYTEVLPPYMVNSDSMYGTGQLPKFAQDLFRVPHGERDLWLIPTAEVPVTNIYRDETLDAARLPISLTAFTPCFRSEAGSYGKDVRGIIRQHQFQKVELVKFTKPEESYEQHEKLTRDAESILEALGLHYRRVLLCTGDMGFSSAKTYDLEVWLPGQGLFREISSCSNFEAFQARRANIRYRPEGKKGTELVHTLNGSGLAIGRTWVAILENYQQADGSVVIPEALRKYVGAERITKKR; from the coding sequence ATGCTTGACTTATCTTTTGTCCGCGATAATCTCCCGCGAGTTGAAGAAATGCTGCGCCAGCGCGGCCAGGTTCCTGATGAAGTGCTGAAGGACTTTCACGCCATCGACCAGAAGCGGCGGGCTGCCATCCAGCAGGTAGAGACGCTCAAGGCGGAGCGCAATCGCATCACCGAAGAAATTGCGCGCCTGAAGAAGAACAAAGAGGACGCCACCGCGCAGATCGAAAAGACCAAGCAGATGCGCGAACAGATCCCCGCCTTAGAAAAAGAAGTCGAAGAGCAGGACTCCAAGCTTCGCGCCATCCTGACCGGCATTCCCAACATACCGCACGAGAGCGTCCCGGTCGGCAAGGACGAGCACGACAACAAGGTCGTGAAGACTTGGGGCGAACCGCCGAAATTCGATTTTCAGCCCAAGCCGCACTGGGAACTCGGCGAAGAGCTCGGCGTACTCGATCTCGAACGCGCCGCCAAACTGACCGGCGCACGCTTTGCGCTGTACTGGGATCTCGGCGCCCGTCTCGAGCGCGCGTTGATGAACTTCATGCTCGACCTGCATACGGGCGAGCACGGCTACACAGAAGTACTGCCGCCCTACATGGTCAACTCCGATTCCATGTACGGCACCGGTCAGTTGCCGAAATTCGCGCAGGACCTGTTCCGCGTGCCGCATGGCGAGCGCGACCTCTGGCTCATCCCGACCGCCGAAGTTCCCGTCACGAATATTTATCGTGACGAAACTCTCGACGCCGCGCGCCTGCCCATCTCGCTGACGGCGTTTACGCCCTGCTTCCGAAGCGAGGCCGGCAGCTATGGCAAAGACGTGCGCGGCATCATCCGCCAGCACCAGTTCCAGAAGGTCGAACTCGTGAAGTTCACCAAGCCCGAAGAATCGTATGAGCAGCATGAGAAGCTCACGCGAGACGCCGAATCCATCCTCGAAGCGCTCGGGCTGCACTACCGCCGCGTGCTGCTCTGTACCGGCGACATGGGCTTCTCATCCGCGAAAACTTACGATCTCGAAGTCTGGCTACCCGGCCAGGGCCTCTTCCGTGAAATCTCCTCCTGCTCCAACTTCGAAGCCTTCCAGGCGCGCCGAGCCAACATCCGCTACCGCCCTGAAGGGAAGAAAGGCACCGAACTCGTCCACACCCTGAACGGCAGCGGGCTCGCGATCGGGCGAACGTGGGTTGCGATCCTCGAGAATTATCAGCAGGCGGACGGCAGCGTGGTGATTCCCGAAGCGCTACGGAAGTATGTGGGGGCGGAGAGGATCACGAAGAAAAGGTAA